One uncultured Pseudodesulfovibrio sp. genomic window carries:
- a CDS encoding tetratricopeptide repeat protein, producing MDEYPAILGVYSLSLEADVGTGGTASRHDNVTYWYARQLAHDQFEIQPLNAHHVPSGVRSVLGELDFLRQYTPEPTYYRVHTVPALETLRRKIEMGQDAFVNGDLDEAERQFLKALMIDDKNIEAHYGLGEVYSEKKDFDKLKKVLDTLLGLEEAFTFEFRQKFNTFGISLRKNGHYDESIRYYEKSLEIVDNDENVYFNLARVYFEKGRSDYCVSNLQQALKINPAFVEAAKFLKYCQKHA from the coding sequence GTGGACGAATATCCGGCTATACTCGGTGTATATTCCTTGTCGCTCGAAGCCGACGTGGGCACAGGCGGTACCGCATCAAGGCACGACAACGTCACCTATTGGTACGCCCGCCAGCTCGCGCATGACCAATTCGAAATACAGCCGCTGAACGCGCACCACGTCCCCTCGGGCGTACGCAGCGTGCTGGGCGAACTGGATTTTCTGCGGCAGTACACCCCTGAACCGACCTACTATCGGGTACACACGGTTCCGGCCCTGGAGACCCTGAGGCGCAAGATCGAGATGGGCCAGGACGCCTTTGTCAATGGCGACCTCGACGAGGCGGAGCGGCAGTTCCTCAAGGCCCTGATGATCGACGACAAGAACATCGAAGCCCACTACGGGCTGGGCGAGGTCTATTCCGAGAAAAAGGATTTCGACAAGCTCAAGAAGGTCCTGGACACCCTGCTCGGCCTGGAGGAAGCCTTCACCTTCGAATTCCGCCAGAAGTTCAACACATTCGGCATTTCTCTGCGCAAGAACGGCCACTACGACGAATCCATCCGCTACTACGAAAAATCCCTTGAGATCGTGGACAACGACGAGAACGTCTACTTCAACCTCGCCCGCGTGTACTTTGAAAAGGGGCGCAGCGATTACTGCGTGAGCAACCTCCAACAGGCCCTGAAGATCAACCCCGCCTTTGTCGAGGCTGCCAAGTTCCTCAAGTACTGTCAAAAGCACGCATAA
- a CDS encoding carbohydrate ABC transporter permease — translation MSARKITFGNVFLYGTLAVLSLFFLMPAYMAAVTALKLPADISLPTAWEWPSVVNWASFSDALVKLKPDFINSLILTICGTAGSTVLGSLNGYVFSKWKFKGSDVIFTLFLFGMFIPYQVILIPLFQTLRAMNLYGGLPGLILAHIVYGLPITSLIFRNFYAQIPTALIESARLDGAGFFSIYLRIVFPLSIPGFVVTSLWQFTQIWNEFLWGICLTRHTANPITVGLANLAGGQAVTWNLPMAGSILAALPVLAIYIFLGRYFIRGLLAGSVKE, via the coding sequence ATGTCCGCGCGGAAAATAACCTTCGGCAACGTGTTCCTCTATGGAACTCTCGCCGTGTTGTCCCTGTTCTTCCTCATGCCCGCCTACATGGCGGCCGTGACCGCCCTGAAACTGCCCGCTGACATCAGCCTGCCCACGGCCTGGGAATGGCCTTCCGTGGTCAACTGGGCCAGCTTCTCCGACGCCCTGGTCAAGCTCAAGCCGGACTTCATCAACTCGCTGATTCTGACCATCTGCGGCACGGCGGGTTCCACGGTGCTCGGCTCGCTCAACGGCTATGTCTTCTCCAAGTGGAAGTTCAAGGGCTCGGACGTGATCTTCACCCTGTTCCTGTTCGGCATGTTCATTCCGTATCAGGTCATCCTGATTCCGCTGTTCCAGACCTTGCGGGCCATGAATCTGTACGGCGGTCTGCCCGGCTTGATCCTGGCCCACATCGTCTACGGGCTGCCGATCACCTCGCTCATCTTCCGCAACTTTTACGCCCAGATTCCCACGGCCCTGATCGAGTCGGCCAGGCTGGACGGCGCGGGCTTCTTCTCCATCTACCTGCGCATCGTCTTCCCCCTGTCCATTCCCGGGTTCGTGGTCACCTCCCTGTGGCAGTTCACCCAGATCTGGAACGAGTTCCTGTGGGGCATCTGCCTGACCCGCCACACGGCCAACCCCATCACCGTGGGCCTGGCCAACCTGGCGGGCGGTCAGGCGGTCACCTGGAACCTGCCCATGGCCGGCTCCATTCTGGCTGCTTTGCCGGTGCTGGCCATATACATCTTCCTAGGAAGGTACTTCATCCGCGGCCTCCTGGCCGGTTCTGTGAAGGAGTAG
- a CDS encoding sugar ABC transporter permease, giving the protein MREASLDKLKAFLTLLPSMILIGVFVYGFIGNTIWTSLTDWGGTGAMALNPEKHFVGLENYIDLFTGFLGGNFRQDLVNAVYYSVMLLIGAVGLGMFIAILLDQKPKGEDLLRTIFLYPMSLSFIVSGTIWRWLLAPQGGVNVLPKYFGFEPLTFKWLSSQSAILVFNWQDILRILVYIVAFILIMVGVFKLKKDAARAMKRWLIPGIVLGALVWVFGSILPDALFMEEEHGFNLATLGIIIATIWQYSGYTMALYLAGFNGISQDLRDAAMLDGASHAGYYRHVAIPMLKPITISAVIILSHISLKMFDLIFAMTGPDNAATGHPALNMYLTTFRGNEFSKGAAIAIVLFLIAAMFIVPYLVGQYRQQGRR; this is encoded by the coding sequence ATGCGGGAAGCCTCGCTCGATAAACTGAAAGCGTTTCTGACGCTCCTGCCGTCCATGATCCTCATCGGCGTCTTCGTCTATGGGTTCATCGGCAACACCATCTGGACCTCCTTGACCGACTGGGGCGGAACGGGCGCCATGGCGCTCAACCCCGAGAAACATTTCGTCGGCCTGGAGAACTACATCGATCTTTTCACCGGATTTCTGGGCGGCAATTTCCGCCAGGACCTGGTCAACGCGGTCTACTATTCGGTCATGCTCCTGATCGGGGCGGTCGGGCTCGGCATGTTCATCGCCATCCTGCTTGACCAGAAGCCCAAGGGCGAGGACCTGCTGCGGACCATCTTCCTCTATCCCATGTCCCTGTCCTTCATCGTCTCCGGGACCATCTGGCGGTGGCTGCTCGCTCCTCAGGGCGGCGTCAACGTCCTGCCCAAATATTTCGGTTTCGAGCCGCTGACCTTCAAGTGGCTGTCCAGCCAGTCGGCCATCCTGGTCTTCAACTGGCAGGACATCCTGCGTATTCTGGTCTACATCGTCGCCTTTATCCTGATCATGGTCGGTGTGTTCAAGCTGAAGAAGGATGCGGCCCGGGCCATGAAGCGCTGGCTCATCCCCGGCATCGTCCTGGGCGCCCTGGTATGGGTGTTCGGCTCCATCCTTCCGGACGCGTTGTTCATGGAGGAGGAACACGGCTTCAACCTGGCCACGCTGGGCATCATCATCGCCACCATCTGGCAGTACTCGGGCTACACCATGGCCCTGTATCTGGCCGGTTTCAACGGCATCTCACAGGATCTGCGCGACGCGGCCATGCTCGACGGCGCGTCCCACGCGGGCTACTACCGCCATGTGGCCATCCCCATGCTCAAACCCATCACCATTTCGGCGGTGATCATTCTGTCCCACATCTCGCTGAAGATGTTCGACCTGATCTTCGCCATGACCGGCCCGGACAACGCGGCCACCGGCCACCCGGCCCTGAATATGTATCTGACCACCTTCCGCGGAAACGAGTTCTCCAAGGGCGCGGCCATCGCCATCGTTCTGTTCCTCATCGCGGCCATGTTCATTGTGCCCTACCTTGTGGGCCAGTATCGCCAGCAGGGGAGGCGCTAG
- a CDS encoding TadE/TadG family type IV pilus assembly protein, whose product MHKNRNNTRRAGLAAVEAALVLPIMFMLVMAVIEGGNAVYAYVTVQKAAQIGARYAASGRGADEGTRLDDIIRVTQAGLTTLDQSNIAISVRSWPDVQAAGDGIDNDPGAPCQLAEVAVVYNYEPFTPLVAPLLPDTIPLRGFDRKVNEPWKPCD is encoded by the coding sequence ATGCACAAGAACCGCAACAACACCCGCCGCGCAGGCCTGGCCGCCGTGGAAGCGGCCCTGGTCCTGCCGATCATGTTCATGCTCGTCATGGCCGTGATAGAGGGCGGCAACGCCGTATACGCCTACGTGACCGTGCAGAAGGCGGCCCAGATCGGGGCGCGGTACGCCGCTTCCGGACGGGGCGCGGACGAAGGCACCCGGCTGGACGACATCATCCGGGTCACCCAGGCCGGATTGACCACCCTGGATCAATCCAACATCGCCATCTCGGTCCGATCCTGGCCCGACGTTCAGGCTGCGGGCGACGGCATCGACAACGACCCGGGCGCGCCCTGCCAGTTGGCCGAAGTGGCCGTGGTCTACAACTACGAGCCCTTCACCCCCCTGGTCGCTCCACTGCTGCCGGACACCATCCCCCTCAGAGGGTTCGACCGCAAGGTTAACGAACCCTGGAAGCCATGCGATTGA
- the ugpC gene encoding sn-glycerol-3-phosphate ABC transporter ATP-binding protein UgpC: MANVQLKKVVKRYGDVEVVHGIDLDIQDNEFIVLVGPSGCGKSTVLRMIAGLEKISGGEVLIGDRLVNQVSPKDRNVAMVFQNYALYPHMSVRDNMGFSLKMRGKPVDEITSKVDEAARVLELTPYLDRKPSELSGGQRQRVAMGRAIVRNPDVFLFDEPLSNLDAQLRTQMRMELRKMHMKLATTTIYVTHDQIEAMTLADRIVILKDGYIQQVGTPIDVFERPANVFVARFIGNPPMNILEGTFRAEGGRRYIQAGASKFPVADGQGESFADGAPVLAGIRPDSIKMGDRIEKLPKEWMCQGEVVVSEILGGHSHLEIVIDGENELLAEVEGRVVARPGEIVPIGFEFNRMVLFDPETKEAIY, translated from the coding sequence ATGGCAAACGTGCAATTGAAGAAGGTGGTCAAGCGGTACGGCGACGTGGAAGTGGTCCACGGTATCGATCTCGACATCCAAGATAACGAATTCATCGTCCTGGTCGGGCCTTCGGGTTGCGGCAAATCCACGGTGCTGCGCATGATCGCGGGACTGGAGAAGATTTCCGGCGGCGAGGTGCTCATCGGCGACAGGCTGGTCAACCAGGTCTCGCCCAAGGATCGCAACGTGGCCATGGTCTTTCAGAACTATGCCCTGTATCCGCACATGTCCGTGCGCGACAACATGGGGTTTTCCTTGAAAATGCGCGGCAAGCCCGTGGATGAGATCACGTCCAAGGTGGATGAGGCCGCCCGCGTTCTGGAGCTGACCCCGTATCTCGATCGCAAGCCGTCCGAGCTGTCCGGCGGCCAGCGCCAGCGCGTGGCCATGGGCCGGGCCATCGTTCGAAATCCGGACGTCTTCCTGTTTGACGAGCCCCTGTCCAACCTGGACGCCCAGTTGCGGACCCAGATGCGCATGGAACTGCGCAAGATGCACATGAAGCTGGCGACCACGACCATCTACGTGACCCACGACCAGATCGAGGCCATGACCCTGGCCGACCGCATCGTCATTCTCAAGGACGGCTACATCCAGCAGGTCGGCACGCCCATCGACGTGTTCGAACGGCCCGCCAACGTGTTCGTGGCCCGGTTCATCGGCAACCCGCCCATGAACATCCTGGAGGGGACCTTCCGAGCGGAAGGCGGCCGACGCTACATTCAGGCAGGGGCTTCCAAATTTCCGGTGGCCGACGGCCAGGGCGAGTCCTTTGCGGATGGCGCGCCCGTGCTTGCGGGTATCCGGCCCGACTCCATCAAGATGGGCGACCGCATCGAGAAGCTGCCCAAGGAATGGATGTGCCAGGGCGAGGTGGTGGTCTCCGAGATTCTCGGCGGACACTCCCACCTGGAGATCGTGATAGATGGCGAAAACGAACTCCTCGCCGAGGTGGAGGGACGGGTCGTGGCCCGGCCCGGCGAGATCGTGCCCATCGGTTTCGAGTTCAATCGGATGGTCCTGTTCGACCCGGAGACAAAAGAGGCGATTTATTAA
- a CDS encoding ABC transporter substrate-binding protein gives MKKAFAKMLIVFAAALLIGAPQAAQASDLKGELEIFSWWAGDEGPALDALIEIYKKENPGVKVINATVTGGSGVNAQAVLKTRMLGGEPPDSFQVHAGQELIGTWVQSDRMEDLTPLFKEQGWMDAFPEGLIKLIGTDKGIWSVPVNIHRSNVMWYIPANLKKWGVDAPKTWDDFLAIAPKLKAAGVVPLALAQNWTANHLWESVALASMGADNWDALWAGKLSFDSPEVVKAWELYGKILEFTNADASSLSWQQATDMVVDGRAAFNIMGDWAAGYMSTTKKLAPGEGYGWVASPGTEGTFMFLADSFGLPKGSPHRDNAVAWLKVLGSKEGSDAFNPLKGSISARKDSDLSKYNAYSQDAAKDWGSNRVVGSLVHGVAANDTFKNGFASIMEMFLKTKNPQAASKACAQLAKKAGI, from the coding sequence ATGAAAAAGGCTTTTGCGAAAATGTTGATCGTCTTTGCGGCCGCGCTGCTCATCGGCGCTCCGCAGGCCGCCCAGGCCAGCGATCTGAAGGGTGAATTGGAGATTTTCTCCTGGTGGGCCGGTGACGAAGGTCCGGCTCTGGACGCCTTGATCGAAATTTACAAGAAAGAAAACCCCGGCGTTAAGGTCATCAACGCCACCGTGACCGGCGGCTCCGGCGTCAACGCGCAGGCCGTGCTCAAAACCCGCATGCTCGGCGGTGAGCCGCCGGATTCCTTCCAGGTCCACGCCGGACAGGAACTCATCGGCACCTGGGTCCAGTCCGACCGCATGGAAGACCTGACCCCGCTGTTCAAGGAGCAGGGCTGGATGGACGCCTTCCCCGAAGGCCTGATCAAGCTGATCGGTACCGACAAGGGCATCTGGTCCGTGCCGGTCAACATCCACCGTTCCAACGTCATGTGGTACATCCCGGCCAATCTGAAGAAGTGGGGCGTCGACGCTCCCAAGACCTGGGATGACTTCCTGGCCATCGCGCCCAAGCTGAAGGCCGCCGGCGTCGTGCCCCTGGCCCTGGCCCAGAACTGGACCGCCAACCACCTGTGGGAATCCGTTGCCCTGGCCTCCATGGGCGCGGACAACTGGGACGCCCTGTGGGCCGGCAAGCTGTCCTTCGATTCCCCCGAAGTGGTCAAGGCGTGGGAGCTGTACGGCAAGATCCTCGAGTTCACCAATGCCGACGCCTCTTCCCTGTCCTGGCAGCAGGCCACCGACATGGTCGTTGACGGCCGCGCCGCCTTCAACATCATGGGCGACTGGGCTGCCGGCTACATGTCCACCACCAAGAAGCTCGCTCCGGGCGAAGGCTACGGCTGGGTCGCCTCTCCGGGCACCGAGGGTACCTTCATGTTCCTGGCCGACTCCTTCGGTCTGCCCAAGGGCTCCCCGCACCGCGACAACGCCGTTGCATGGCTGAAGGTCCTGGGCTCCAAGGAAGGCTCCGACGCCTTCAACCCGCTCAAGGGCTCCATCTCGGCGCGCAAGGACTCCGACCTGTCCAAGTACAATGCGTACTCCCAGGACGCTGCCAAGGATTGGGGCAGCAACCGCGTGGTCGGTTCCCTGGTCCACGGCGTTGCCGCCAACGACACCTTCAAGAACGGTTTCGCCTCCATCATGGAGATGTTCCTGAAGACCAAGAACCCCCAGGCCGCTTCCAAGGCGTGCGCGCAGCTCGCCAAGAAGGCCGGCATCTAG